From Nilaparvata lugens isolate BPH chromosome 7, ASM1435652v1, whole genome shotgun sequence, one genomic window encodes:
- the LOC111046103 gene encoding thioredoxin, which yields MPNILELVTCEDNLDISLSVGNSYESGNGASAYNYEYGGNGGGSSYNYDCGNNNAQNIQAFSSSSKGVESIDDVDVFDNILANAGSKLVVLKFHATWCPPCKGIAPKYVELAKQNPDVIFLEIEVEEDAAADLGSRYNVRMIPTFIFIKNGEQVDAFSGANCSELEKTIERLK from the coding sequence ATGCCTAACATATTGGAATTGGTAACTTGTGAAGATAATCTTGATATAAGTTTGTCGGTTGGGAATAGCTATGAGAGTGGTAATGGAGCTTCAGCTTACAATTATGAATATGGTGGGAATGGAGGTGGCTCATCTTACAACTATGACTGTGGTAACAATAATGCACAAAATATACAAGCATTTTCAAGTTCTTCCAAGGGAGTTGAATCGATCGACGATGTTGACGTATTTGATAACATACTGGCCAACGCAGGATCAAAGCTAGTTGTGCTCAAGTTCCATGCAACATGGTGTCCACCATGCAAAGGAATTGCACCTAAATATGTGGAGTTGGCTAAGCAAAATCCAGATGTTATTTTCCTGGAGATCGAAGTCGAAGAGGACGCTGCTGCCGATCTTGGCTCAAGATATAACGTGAGAATGATACCCACatttatatttatcaagaaCGGTGAACAGGTTGACGCTTTCTCGGGAGCCAACTGCTCAGAGTTGGagaaaacaattgaaagactaAAATAG
- the LOC120352460 gene encoding uncharacterized protein LOC120352460, whose product MMVIFDVGNLVSPSKFGLFHIGVLVLLLVIDLRPAKPDKKDVQRQSSEQYDPYKINFDREFNLENKSDSIRSNDWKPIIHNETSYRRLYLRRVNVFESQKITNKTDSRQNLTEDTQDKKLPNLFRTLRLANVGKGVDSLPDNEEDDLRQKKRYRHSKRVRIIKPPHFLVPPQKNHQSSALENEARQFYRVYQTKYMKTPGYQSSEESSREDGNKDASKRTPKNRVKKIRRRPTNYLKPPVITLTTTEHIFFVRPKETTPMSVLDDYSPGNDEEIYGTTERNFQSVTGSLDESLNFNTTKPIKYRVIHSTTTEVNSINQSSQTLSPVDNISSDSPSTFAPRTYNFANSPVIVYSENDIFGLGEVSTNGMRWKHEKNEVNEERLYRDMVENNKSGRGGRHYDDQSRSIESGGVYVADPPNFNNDKEDSWSPTIFRGSSGSASYGGSGTLSTAYQGSEITTIKYRSPETSGDSPGLTTGRSYVGSQNTTNYSGSNTSPNYRGSDIGRFLGGPETTTSYRGPETVTSYRSSGTVSDYENVKTSGSYDRSPGTTSNFQNPGPTTVYSDQVWKTSSYIPDDSRSGFYITNTYKPTENKLSTLSDMQTGISIQEINDMLPNTTSAIKINLEEEVSAHTESYFEPTKMDKNLMSPEVQKSGMTVSKLDLNHVLNKSGEVLHQWIARFDPNEDNNFKTSGRSFGASKYGGDNSLDYQDLADRQVKLHVAESGHFRKGQFVEKGLLLQQNNVIPGEAGTDYPILSKPPHNSRFMCKADGLRYVADVSSGCQVFYMCVGEGPGEPMLCPNGTLFSQDFLVCDWWYNVECRYKK is encoded by the exons ATGATGGTAATATTCGATGTGGGTAACTTAGTCAGCCCTAGTAAATTTGGATTATTTCATATAG GGGTTCTTGTGCTGCTTCTGGTAATCGATCTGAGACCAGCTAAGCCCGATAAGAAAGACGTGCAAAGACAATCAAGTGAACAATATGAtccatacaaaataaatttcgaTAGAGAATTCAACCTGGAAAACAAATCCGATTCAATACGATCAAATGACTGGAAACCGATTATTCACAATGAGACCAGCTACAGGAGACTGTATTTGAGGAGAGTGAATGTCTTCGAAAGCCagaaaatcacaaacaaaacTGATTCACGACAAAATTTGACTGAAGATACACAAGATAAGAAGTTACCAAATCTATTCCGAACTCTACGTCTAGCCAATGTTGGTAAGGGAGTTGACAGTCTCCCTGATAATGAAGAGGATGATTTAAGACAAAAGAAGCGTTACAGGCATAGCAAGAGGGTGAGAATAATAAAGCCACCCCATTTCTTGGTTCCTCCCCAGAAAAATCATCAGTCCTCTGCTCTTGAGAATGAAGCCAGGCAATTTTACAGAGTCTATCAAACCAAATACATGAAAACACCAGGGTATCAAAGCTCCGAAGAAAGCAGTAGAGAAGATGGCAATAAAGATGCATCTAAAAGAACTCCAAAGAACCGCGTGAAGAAGATCAGACGTAGACCGACCAATTATTTGAAACCACCAGTCATAACCCTCACCACAACCGAGCATATATTCTTCGTGAGGCCAAAAGAAACTACACCAATGTCAGTTCTTGATGATTATTCACCCGGTAATGATGAAGAAATATATGGAACAACTGAAAGAAACTTCCAAAGTGTAACTGGAAGCTTAGATGAGAGTTTGAACTTCAACACAACCAAACCAATCAAATACAGAGTGATACATTCTACAACAACTGAAGTCAActctatcaatcaatcatctcaAACTTTAAGCCCAGTTGACAATATATCCAGTGATTCCCCTAGTACCTTTGCACCAAGAACGTACAATTTTGCTAATAGTCCTGTTATTGTTTATtctgaaaatgatattttcggATTGGGAGAAGTTTCCACGAATGGTATGAGGTGGAAACATGAGAAAAACGAAGTAAATGAGGAGAGATTATATCGTGATATGgtggaaaataataaaagtggAAGGGGTGGGCGGCATTATGATGATCAAAGCAGGAGTATTGAGAGTGGAGGTGTGTATGTTGCGGATCCACCCAATTTCAATAATGATAAGGAAGATTCATGGTCACCAACAATTTTCAGAGGTTCAAGTGGAAGTGCAAGTTATGGAGGTTCAGGAACTCTTAGTACAGCTTATCAAGGTTCAGAAATAACTACCATTAAGTACAGAAGTCCAGAGACCAGTGGAGACTCTCCTGGTTTAACTACTGGTAGAAGTTATGTAGGTTCACAGAATACTACAAACTATAGTGGTTCAAATACTAGTCCAAATTATAGAGGTTCAGATATAGGGAGATTCCTTGGAGGTCCTGAAACAACTACAAGTTACAGAGGTCCAGAAACAGTTACAAGTTATAGGAGTTCAGGAACTGTTTCAGACTATGAAAATGTGAAAACAAGTGGAAGCTATGATAGAAGTCCAGGAActacctcaaattttcaaaatccgGGACCAACAACTGTTTACAGTGATCAAGTATGGAAGACCAGTTCCTACATACCGGATGATAGTAGGAGTGGCTTTTATATTACAAACACTTATAAACCAACCGAGAATAAGTTATCAACGTTATCCGACATGCAAACGGGAATTTCAATTCAGGAAATCAATGATATGCTGCCCAATACAACGTCTGCCATCAAAATCAACCTGGAAGAAGAAGTCTCAGCACACACAGAAAGTTATTTTGAGCCGACAAAAATGGACAAAAATTTGATGTCTCCAGAAGTACAAAAATCAGGAATGACTGTTTCCAAACTGGATTTGAATCATGTTTTGAATAAAAGTGGTGAGGTATTGCATCAGTGGATTGCAAGGTTCGATCCTAACGAGGACAACAATTTTAAGACCAGTGGACGGAGTTTTGGTGCTAGCAAATATGGAGGGGATAATTCGTTGGATTACCAGGATTTGGCGGATCGGCAAGTGAAGCTACATGTGGCAGAGTCCGGTCATTTCCGCAAGGGGCAATTCGTCGAGAAAGGACTCCTTCTACAGCAGAATA ATGTGATTCCTGGAGAGGCTGGAACTGACTATCCAATCCTAAGTAAGCCTCCTCATAACTCTCGATTTATGTGTAAAGCAGACGGTCTTCGCTACGTTGCTGATGTATCTTCAGGTTGTCAG GTATTTTATATGTGCGTTGGGGAGGGACCAGGTGAGCCAATGCTTTGCCCCAATGGGACTTTGTTCAGTCAGGACTTCCTGGTTTGCGACTGGTGGTACAACGTCGAGTGTCGCTACAAGAAATAA